A single window of Aminivibrio sp. DNA harbors:
- the rdgB gene encoding RdgB/HAM1 family non-canonical purine NTP pyrophosphatase, whose protein sequence is MKTAKRFFPEGILFASGNRGKFAEVVDLFSPLGVDILFGPEHASLDVEETGTTYSANARLKARAWALLTGIPSLADDSGVEVRALEWKPGIYSARMAEDDPARIRWMLDALKGKEDRFARYVAAFALYFPSDGVCLLSEGECPGEVVSAPRGTRGFGYDPIFSPAGYDGTFGEIPDEIKRKISHRAVAGYRLLDILSRISVIE, encoded by the coding sequence TTGAAGACGGCGAAACGATTCTTTCCTGAGGGCATCCTCTTCGCCAGCGGCAACCGGGGAAAATTCGCCGAGGTGGTGGACCTGTTTTCCCCGCTGGGGGTGGATATACTCTTCGGCCCGGAACACGCCTCCCTCGACGTAGAAGAGACCGGCACCACCTACAGTGCGAATGCCCGGCTCAAGGCAAGGGCCTGGGCTCTTCTCACAGGCATTCCCTCCCTGGCCGACGACAGCGGAGTTGAGGTGAGGGCCCTCGAATGGAAGCCCGGCATTTATTCCGCCCGGATGGCGGAGGATGACCCTGCCCGCATCAGGTGGATGCTCGATGCCCTCAAGGGAAAAGAAGACCGGTTTGCCCGGTACGTGGCAGCCTTTGCCCTCTATTTTCCTTCAGACGGGGTCTGCCTCCTCTCCGAGGGGGAGTGCCCCGGTGAAGTCGTCAGCGCTCCGAGGGGGACTCGCGGATTCGGCTATGACCCGATATTTTCACCTGCAGGATACGATGGGACCTTCGGGGAAATCCCCGACGAGATAAAAAGAAAGATTTCTCACAGGGCTGTAGCGGGGTATCGTTTGCTGGATATCCTTTCCCGTATATCTGTGATAGAATAA
- the rph gene encoding ribonuclease PH, which yields MRIDGRMEDGLRPVTFKRNFTRYAEGSVLTSFGETRVLCTATVEEKVPPFLRGTARGWVTAEYAMLPRSTSVRVPRSTSRGGPDGRSAEIQRLVGRSLRACVDMEALGERTIILDCDVLQADGGTRTAAVSGGFVALFDALRSLREKDIFRVLPLKFFLSAVSVGKVDGSPLLDLCYEEDSAAEVDMNVVMNHRGEFVEIQGTGEGSVFTSGDLSALLLLAGKGTREIIELQKGALGIEDGETILS from the coding sequence ATCCGTATTGACGGCAGGATGGAAGACGGACTCCGTCCCGTCACCTTCAAGAGAAATTTTACCCGCTATGCCGAGGGATCAGTTCTGACCTCCTTCGGCGAGACCAGGGTACTGTGCACCGCCACGGTGGAAGAAAAAGTCCCTCCCTTCCTTAGGGGCACGGCACGGGGATGGGTGACCGCCGAATACGCCATGCTTCCGAGGTCCACCTCCGTCCGGGTTCCCCGATCGACTTCCAGGGGCGGCCCCGACGGGCGAAGCGCAGAAATCCAGCGCCTTGTCGGTCGTTCCCTGCGGGCCTGCGTGGACATGGAAGCTCTCGGGGAGAGGACCATTATCCTCGATTGTGACGTGCTCCAGGCCGACGGAGGGACGAGAACCGCCGCAGTTTCGGGAGGGTTTGTCGCCCTCTTCGACGCTCTCCGCTCCCTTCGGGAGAAAGACATATTCCGGGTACTGCCCCTCAAATTTTTTCTTTCTGCGGTCAGCGTGGGAAAAGTGGACGGCTCCCCCCTCCTGGACCTCTGTTATGAAGAGGACAGCGCCGCAGAGGTGGATATGAACGTGGTGATGAACCACCGGGGGGAGTTCGTGGAAATACAGGGGACAGGGGAAGGTTCCGTCTTCACATCCGGCGACCTCTCCGCCCTTCTCCTCCTGGCGGGAAAGGGAACGCGCGAAATCATAGAACTCCAGAAGGGAGCACTCGGCATTGAAGACGGCGAAACGATTCTTTCCTGA
- the secG gene encoding preprotein translocase subunit SecG: protein MKTILGIVHILLCISLSGVVLLQQRKQGGFSGIFGGGTQADMGGNQWQRFTGLSKITVVLTGLFMITSIILVLY from the coding sequence GTGAAGACCATTCTTGGTATTGTCCACATACTGCTCTGCATTTCCCTTTCGGGTGTCGTTCTCCTGCAGCAGAGAAAGCAGGGCGGCTTCTCCGGAATCTTCGGCGGGGGAACCCAGGCCGACATGGGGGGGAACCAGTGGCAGCGCTTCACTGGACTTTCGAAGATTACCGTGGTCCTGACCGGACTCTTCATGATCACATCCATCATTCTTGTTCTCTACTAG